One region of Epilithonimonas zeae genomic DNA includes:
- a CDS encoding DNA-binding domain-containing protein, producing MAILHKIKAYLYENLLTKDNPNDYIARTVSERSLNVKQICEAAVNRGGADVSAAAMEHATSLFLKEMAYQLCDGYSVNTGYFTAGTQIRGVFDSPSETFSSDKHNILFQFNQGEKLRAEIPNIEVSILGIADSACSILQVTDVKSGAVNDLITPGRNLKISGNKIKVVGDDPNNGVFFVNTTTHERVVVESNDIVTNNPSELIIVIPDLASGTYTLEVLTQFSGTQMLKEPRMASFDKVLTVQ from the coding sequence ATGGCAATATTACACAAAATCAAAGCCTATCTCTATGAGAACCTCCTTACAAAGGACAATCCTAATGATTATATTGCACGCACTGTAAGCGAGCGTTCACTGAATGTTAAACAGATCTGTGAAGCCGCAGTCAACAGGGGCGGAGCAGACGTATCTGCTGCTGCTATGGAGCACGCCACCAGCCTGTTTCTGAAAGAAATGGCTTACCAGCTGTGCGATGGCTATTCTGTCAATACAGGCTATTTTACTGCCGGAACTCAGATCCGCGGGGTTTTTGACAGCCCTTCGGAAACCTTTAGCAGTGACAAGCACAATATCCTTTTTCAGTTTAACCAGGGAGAAAAGCTAAGAGCCGAGATCCCCAATATAGAAGTGAGTATACTGGGGATTGCAGACAGTGCCTGTTCTATCTTACAGGTGACCGATGTCAAGAGTGGTGCTGTAAATGACCTTATCACGCCGGGCCGTAACCTCAAGATCTCCGGTAATAAGATAAAGGTAGTGGGAGATGATCCAAACAACGGGGTCTTTTTTGTGAATACCACTACACATGAGAGAGTCGTGGTAGAAAGCAATGACATAGTGACCAACAATCCCTCGGAGCTCATTATCGTAATACCCGATCTGGCATCCGGCACCTATACCCTGGAGGTACTGACACAGTTCTCCGGAACACAAATGCTGAAAGAGCCTCGCATGGCCAGCTTTGACAAGGTACTGACTGTACAGTAA
- a CDS encoding T9SS type A sorting domain-containing protein: MTKKIISALFITIGAFFYQVDAQVSNLGVEVHPDNVSNTGTVTGIYANSFFMWTPSLGLKNIGDVTNGIPASGTGSISSDGSKIAMSITNPGTNINEMTLYDVATQTHTYLGDLGANSGGSSTTAYGISSDGKTVVGLGWISGGTAHPVKWSAETGIIDMGSTVAGNSARANAVNADGTVVGGWQDTDMGRTFAIWKNNTQTLVTEETEYGSLPLNEVSDVSDNGVWAVGSSLLGYATIWSEDTGVIKINHPDVSLDTGFSGAATSVNADGSMVVGYFRNLFDGTGTAPDKGEGFIWTPTTGRVELTAYAKSLGIDTQDVTFNLPTGISPNGKYITGWGKKNGSPIGFRLELPDPVMAVNNIDKKIVSIYPNPVKDVLNIGGASIITNVEIYDTSGQKVLDVKGMKGRQLNVNKLPKGAYFLKGIFDGQKHTLKIIKE; this comes from the coding sequence ATGACAAAAAAAATTATCTCTGCCCTGTTTATTACTATAGGTGCTTTTTTTTACCAGGTTGATGCCCAGGTAAGCAATCTGGGAGTTGAAGTACATCCCGACAATGTATCCAATACGGGAACAGTGACCGGCATCTATGCAAATAGCTTCTTTATGTGGACACCATCATTGGGATTGAAAAACATTGGAGATGTTACCAACGGGATTCCTGCGTCCGGTACAGGAAGTATTTCCTCGGACGGAAGTAAGATTGCTATGTCTATAACCAACCCTGGCACCAATATTAACGAAATGACCCTGTATGATGTGGCAACACAGACACATACTTATCTGGGAGATTTGGGTGCGAATTCAGGAGGATCAAGTACCACGGCTTATGGCATATCATCCGACGGAAAGACAGTAGTAGGGTTGGGGTGGATTTCTGGAGGTACAGCGCATCCGGTAAAGTGGAGTGCCGAAACTGGTATTATAGATATGGGCAGTACTGTAGCAGGTAATAGTGCAAGAGCCAACGCAGTGAACGCTGATGGAACTGTAGTTGGCGGATGGCAGGATACTGATATGGGAAGAACCTTTGCTATTTGGAAAAACAATACCCAGACTCTTGTTACGGAAGAAACAGAATACGGTAGCTTACCTTTGAATGAGGTTTCAGACGTTTCAGATAACGGAGTTTGGGCAGTAGGAAGCAGTTTGCTGGGGTATGCTACCATCTGGAGCGAAGATACTGGAGTAATAAAAATCAATCATCCTGACGTGAGCCTAGACACAGGTTTTTCTGGAGCAGCAACTTCTGTAAATGCCGATGGAAGCATGGTAGTGGGATATTTCCGTAATCTTTTTGATGGTACCGGTACGGCACCAGATAAAGGAGAGGGCTTCATCTGGACTCCGACGACTGGAAGGGTAGAGCTGACTGCCTATGCAAAAAGCCTTGGAATTGATACCCAAGATGTGACTTTTAATCTGCCAACAGGAATTTCTCCCAATGGAAAATATATTACAGGATGGGGGAAGAAAAACGGATCTCCAATAGGTTTTCGTCTGGAGCTGCCAGATCCTGTGATGGCTGTTAATAATATCGATAAGAAAATTGTTTCTATATATCCAAATCCAGTAAAAGATGTCCTGAATATTGGCGGAGCATCTATTATTACTAATGTAGAAATTTATGATACCTCTGGTCAGAAAGTTCTGGATGTCAAAGGCATGAAAGGCAGACAGCTTAATGTCAACAAGCTTCCAAAAGGCGCTTATTTTCTTAAAGGTATATTTGACGGGCAAAAACACACCTTAAAAATTATTAAAGAATAA
- a CDS encoding tetratricopeptide repeat protein yields the protein MKNKISLNKITPIRHNIILFCTLFFYPLLSAQKHYTPKQIDSLITSNEKPNDWSLERNIYFLTDLYKQSEKIHYEKGMYRCLIQISNWYMMKAQYKKALPYLKKIKNLTLNNTDNLKYKIMALQSKSFAFTNLGLYDDAHVAIDESIRQANMISDSETKFKLLGRGLDIKSALYIELKMPQDSVLLYLKKSAAQYKQIKNTSERTNLLNAAYINISTSFFNAKKLDSAIYYSRKVINSKQISEESKSPVFQTLAQIHREKNNWDSAFYYYKQAEATSVKLGNPLDLKSIYQTLTEMYDRSGDKKNALIYAKKYAHLSDSLNAINKQSVAVANKNIKENLQEENLFQQKRLYWIIGGILVILFFLALLSLYIFRYYTKEKKSIIEEKTKELKELHSKVNDSFDEIVSLAKNNDSTFLGRFKEVYPDFCNKIQKICPDIINSELTFCAYLKLNFSTKEIATYTFTAIKSVQNRKNRLRKRLNIPSDEDIYIWIDKL from the coding sequence TTGAAAAACAAAATATCTTTAAATAAGATTACACCGATTCGGCATAATATCATATTATTTTGCACCTTATTCTTCTATCCACTTTTGTCGGCTCAGAAGCATTATACGCCAAAACAAATAGATTCTCTGATTACATCTAATGAGAAACCGAATGACTGGAGCTTGGAAAGAAATATATATTTTCTTACTGATCTTTATAAACAATCTGAAAAGATTCATTATGAAAAAGGTATGTACCGATGCTTAATACAAATAAGCAATTGGTATATGATGAAGGCACAATATAAAAAAGCTCTCCCTTATTTAAAAAAAATAAAAAATCTAACATTAAACAATACTGACAATCTCAAATATAAAATTATGGCGCTTCAAAGCAAGTCTTTTGCTTTTACTAACTTAGGTCTGTATGATGATGCGCATGTTGCGATTGATGAATCAATCAGGCAGGCAAATATGATAAGTGATTCTGAAACGAAATTTAAGCTTTTGGGCAGGGGTCTTGATATCAAATCTGCACTTTATATTGAATTAAAAATGCCGCAGGATTCTGTGCTACTTTATCTGAAAAAATCAGCAGCTCAATATAAGCAAATAAAAAATACGTCGGAAAGAACAAACTTATTGAATGCTGCTTATATTAATATTAGCACTAGTTTCTTTAATGCAAAAAAATTGGATTCAGCGATTTATTATTCGCGTAAAGTAATTAACTCCAAGCAAATAAGTGAAGAATCAAAATCTCCTGTGTTTCAGACTTTAGCACAAATACATCGTGAAAAGAATAATTGGGACAGTGCATTTTATTATTATAAACAAGCCGAAGCAACATCGGTTAAACTGGGTAATCCTTTGGATTTAAAATCGATTTATCAAACACTTACCGAGATGTATGATAGATCTGGAGATAAGAAAAATGCTTTAATATATGCTAAAAAGTACGCCCACTTATCCGACAGTCTTAATGCTATTAATAAACAAAGTGTAGCAGTGGCTAATAAAAATATTAAAGAAAATCTTCAGGAAGAGAATTTATTCCAACAAAAACGCTTGTATTGGATTATAGGAGGTATTCTTGTAATTCTGTTTTTTTTAGCATTACTGTCATTATATATTTTTAGATACTATACTAAAGAGAAAAAAAGTATTATTGAAGAAAAAACAAAAGAACTAAAGGAACTTCATTCTAAAGTAAATGATTCCTTTGATGAGATAGTCTCTCTCGCAAAAAATAACGACAGCACTTTTTTAGGTCGTTTCAAAGAAGTATATCCGGATTTCTGTAATAAAATTCAGAAGATATGCCCGGACATTATCAATTCTGAACTAACTTTTTGTGCCTATCTCAAGCTGAATTTTTCAACAAAAGAAATTGCGACTTATACATTCACTGCAATTAAATCCGTTCAAAACAGGAAGAACCGCCTAAGAAAGAGACTGAATATCCCTTCTGATGAAGATATCTATATCTGGATAGATAAACTATAA